ATGGCTGTATCCCGGGTATTCATGAAGTGCTTCGCCAACAAGGATTGCTTGAAGGCTTATGGTGTCTAAATCCGGAGGAACGATTATCCCCGGGGCAAGTGGAGGAAATCAACAGAGTGCGCAGAGACTATCCCCATCTGGTGGATGATGGATTTGTGGCATCGCATTTGGAAGAGTGGCTGCAATAACACGTAGTTGTATAAGAGTTAAGGAGGGCGCACTTTCGACAAGTGCGTTCTTTCTTATCCAGAGTGCGATATCCTCCGCCTCATGATACAATAAGGGACAAGTTTATAAGGATGAGGTGACTTTAATTGAAGTATGATTTCGATCGCGTAATTGACCGCCGTAATACACGTTCTTACAAGTGGGACCAGTCCGAGAAGTTGTTTGGTGAGAAGGATATTATGCCACTTTGGGTGGCAGACATGGATTTTGAAAGTCCTCCTGCAGTGAAGGAAGCGATTCTGCGCCGCGCAGAACAAGGGGTTTACGGATACAGTGTACCTAGTGACTCTTATAAAGAAGCTATCACGTCGTGGTTCAGAAGACGGCATGATTGGGAAATTAAACCGGAATGGATTTCGGATTCTCCCGGAATCGTAACCTCCTTAAGTTTTGCTGTAGAGCTGTTTACCGAGCCGGGGGACGAGGTTATTTTACAGTCGCCAGTCTATTATCCCTTCTATGACGTCATCCAAATGAATGATCGCAAGGTCGCCAAGAATCCGCTTGTTATTCGTAATGGACGCTTCGAGATGGATTATGAGCAATTGGAAGGGCTGATGCAAGGTGGAGCCAAGCTGCTGCTTTTATGTAGTCCGCATAATCCGGGTGGTAGAGTATGGGAAAGAGAAGAGCTGCTGAAGCTTGGTGAGCTCTGTCTGCGTTATGGAGTGACCGTAATCTCTGATGAGATTCATTGTGATTTGGCGCTTCCAGGTTATGAGCATATCCCTTTTGCATCCTTATCTGAGGAAATTGCGAATATTACACTAACCACACTTGCCGCGACCAAAACCTTCAATCTACCGGGGTTACAATCTTCTTTTATCGTGTCTTCCAATCCGGAATTGAAGCTTAAATTTGATCGAAAAATGAAAGCCTTGAGTTTACATATGGCTAGCTACTTCGCCCAAGGTGCAGTAGAAGCTGCCTATAATGATGGTGAAGAATGGTTGGATGAGCTTTTAGAGTACGTGTCAGGCAATGTGGACTATGCGATTAGCTATTTGTCGGAGCATTTACCGCAGGTCCAAGTGATGCATCCGCAAGGCACATACCTGCTATGGGTTGACTGCCGCGGTCTGAATCTGGATATAGATGGACTTAAACAGCTGATGTACAAAGAGGCTAAAGTTGCTTTTAATGAAGGCTCTGTCTTTGGAACTGAGGGACAAGGTCATCTGCGGATCAATCTGGCTTGTCCTAGATCTATTCTAGTTGAAGCGTTAGATCGCTTTTGCCGAGCAGCTCTAGCTTATACTGCGAAATAAAAGGTAATTACTGAAGCTTGATGATTCCTTCTAAGGGGATCGTCGAGCTTCTTTATTTTGCAAAAAGGTAAAAAGAATAATAAAATGGAGTCCATTACGTCAAGCAGGAGGACTTCAAATGAAATGGGTAGCTCAGCTTCCGTATTATAAGATACAGCGAGAAATTAAGGATGGAGAACAACGAAGTATTACATGCAATCGCTTAATGTATTTGTACAAAGATAGAGTCGTGACTCGTCATCGTGAATTTCCAATAAAAGATATTTTAGATATGTCCTATCGCTCAATGGGAGGTTCAGAGGGGATGTTCTATCTGTACACGAGTAAGGGTGTATATACTTATTTGGTAGAGTGTGATCCTGAAAGCTTTATTGATACTTTTAAAGAACAGCAAATGAATAAAATTGAGCGTACGGGTAGGCCGTGATATGATAATCCATACGACATTGCAGGGTGGGAGAGAACATAAATGAGCAAAACACGAATTATTATTGATGCAGACACAGGTATTGATGACGCACTGGCAATTCTATATGCATTACGCGCTCCAAACGTAATTGTAGAAGGAATTACAACCGTTTTTGGGAATATTGATGTCGACAAGGCGGCGGACAATTCACTGCGACTGATTGAGCTTGCTAAGCCTGGTTATGAGATTCCTGTAGCTATTGGAGCATCCAAGGCACTTGTTCGTGAGCACTCAGGCTACGCCACTCATGTGCATGGTGAGAACGGTATTGGTAATGTGGAAATTGCTCCATCCAGCCAGCGTCCCATTAGCGAAACTGCATCTGAGTTTATTGTTCGGATGGCTAATGAGAATCCCGGAGAAATTGTATTAGTTACACTGGCACATCTAACCAACCTTTCGATGGCGCTTGATATGGATCCTGGTATTAAGAATACTTTGAAAAAAGTAGTGGTGATGGGCGGTACGATCTTCAATCCCGGCAATAGAACACCGGTTGCAGAAGCGAATATTGCTGGAGACCCTGAAGCTGCAGATCATGTATTTACATCTGGACTTCCTGTTATGATGGTAGGTTTAGACGTTACGCTTAAGACGCGGATTACCCAAGAGCATATCGATTTATTAAACCGTTTTGGACGTGAAGAGAATAAAGCGATCATTTCGTTTATGGAACAATCGCTCACTCATTATTTTAATTTCTATCGTGAAGCGAACTTTTTGATTAACAGTGCACCGCTGCATGATCCTCTCGCGCTTATGGTTGCGCTGCAACCAGATCTAGTAACCTATAAAGAAATGAATGTTCGTGTGGAGCACAAAGGTGAGTTTACATCGGGAATGGTCGTAGCGGATTTGCGGGCTCAGCCAAAAGTGGGTAAACCCATACAAGTTGCTGTGGATGTAGATGTTGAACGAGCAGTGGGAACCTTTTTGAGCGTGTTTATGTAATTTTGTCGACCTCTACTAATATGAAAAATAATTTCGAAGCTCATAGATGACAATCTATTAATTTTACAATTGGATAATCTTTGGTAAAATGGTAGAAGACATATAAAGAGTTTAAGAGATTACACTTCATATTATGGAAGATGGGAGACTTAACAGTAATGAACAAACGGATTGGCAAATTGGTTTTATGTCTGGCGATTTCGCTAGGCGGCACCACGGCATTATTCCAAAACACTACACAAGCAGCACCCGCAGGTGGAGTTAGTATTGTGCTGGATGGTTATGCACTGCCGTTTCCAGTAGAGCCTGTTGTGATGAACGGAACGACGATGGTTCCATTCCGGGCGATATCAGAAGCGCTGGGGATCAACGTAGAGTGGAATCAAGCACTTAAGAAAATTACCGCGACCAAGACGGATACAGTGGGTACTAAAGTGGTAACGTTGACCCTTGGTAGTAAAAATGCAGGCGTAAACGGCGAAGTTGTGAAGCTAGGGGTTGCCCCGCAAACGATCCGTAATAACACGATGATTCCACTTAGCTTCTTCGGCCAGCAGTTTGGTGCGGGCGTAGCATGGGATCAAGCAACGAAGACGGTATCGATCACTTCACCGAAGACGGATATGTACAAGCTGGGCTTTTATGCGCTTAGCTCATACAGTGAAATTTCGTTACTTCCTAGCTTCGATGCTGTAGCTTTTGGGTGGAGCGGGATTGATAAAAGTGGACAATTCACCACGACAGGCACTGACTTTAGATGGCCTCAAGCAGCTGGGGATGTAACCCCAGAGTCTATTGTCTCGAATGCAGCAGCAGGTGGCACAGCGCCTTATCTGATGGTCTTTTCTGGTGATACTGCAGCGGAGCTCACGAAGAATCTGGAAGATAAAACGCTTCAAGAGCAGACGATTACAGGAATCGTTGATCTGGCTACACAAAAGGGATTCCAAGGCATCACGCTGGATCTCGAGGGACTGGGTCTAACGGGAGATAAAGCAAAGGTGCAAGCCGATTATAATGCTTTTGTGAAGAATTTATCTCAAAAAGCACATGCAGCAGGTCTTAAGCTCACGGTTATTCTTCATCCATTAAACAGCTCTTATAAAGGTTATGATTACAAGACGCTGGGAAGCCTCGCAGACGATTTGGTCATTATGGCTTATGATTATTTGCAAGAGAAAAAAATTCCAGAGCCGATGAGTTTAGTTGATGAAGGCATCCGGCTTGCACTTCAGCAAGTGAGTAAGGATAAGCTGATTCTCGGTATTTCCGTATACAGTGAGAATGAAACATCAGTAAATTCCAAGGTTGGACTTGCCAAACGTTATGGTCTTAAAGGGATTGCAATCTGGCGTGTGGGCTTGATTGGACAGCCTGTCTGGAATGAGATGGGCAAGTCGGTGGAGTTGTAGGCGATTTATGATACGTTATCCAAAGAAAAGGGCTGCCATTTGGCAGCCTTTTTTTCTTAAAAAGAAAAAAATATATGCTTGCGCAATAAATTATCCTTATCTTTTTCACATAAAGCTAGAATGGAATAGATCTATTAAAGTATAGGGAAATCCTCCCTATAAATTCTGTATTTTAGGGTTGTACAGGTGGAATATAGTGAATTTCTCCCTATATTTCAGCGGATATCATCGTTTTTTAGAAAATTCCCCGCATTATAGGGAGAAATTCCGCATAACTGGGTAATTGTGAAGAAATCATCCTGAAAATAGGGAGTTTTTCCCTATAAATCTCCCTTGCCATCTTCCATCACAATTTCATTGACTGGGTGCAGGAGGTGGAGGAGTTTGGGATATGATTTCTAAAATGGATCGGAATTTATAGGTTTCACGGTATAAATGATCTTTCTCTTATGAAGGGGGATATGCCTATTCATACGTACCATTCTTGATGGACTCGATAGTAGTGAACATCCCTGAGTATACATTTTTAATGTTGGGTTCATTTACTTTGCCGTTGTAAAGTCCGTATCCCCAAGTTTTATATGTTTCACCAGTTTGAAGATAGCAAGTAACATACATATCACTATTAAAATTTATTAAAGAATAGTGCTCATACGATACGTCTTCAAGAACAAACGGCATAAATGATTTCGTAGCTCCAATAAAGAAGAAAGGAACGCCTGCATTTGTGTATACTTTAACATACTTGTTGTCGTCCGCTTCTTTCAGATGCTCTTTCGTAATAACTACAGCATCATAATTGGAGGAGAGCTTTGAATAATCTTCTAACTCCTCAAAAGAAATACTTGTGAAGTGCACATGTTCTTCTCTTATTTTAGGGACCTCGCCAACAACACCTATAAATAAGCTTTTCCCTGAGTACAGCGGTGTATCAACCGTATCGGCATTAGATGTACAGCCTGTAACAAATATGAATATTAGTATAATGAGTGAATTTAGGATGATTTTCCTCATCTTTTGGCTCCTTTCAAGCGTTCTGCATGAGTTGTGTTTGCTTACAATAAAGCATTATACTGGAAATTAATGGTTCAGACCAGTAAATGGGTCATGGAACTCGAAAGAAGCCTGATTCAGAGGAGGGTTATGTTGCATCCAATTACTGCAATAGAAATCATCTTTTCGGTTGTTTTTGTCCTCATTA
This genomic stretch from Paenibacillus sp. FSL H7-0737 harbors:
- a CDS encoding MalY/PatB family protein, giving the protein MKYDFDRVIDRRNTRSYKWDQSEKLFGEKDIMPLWVADMDFESPPAVKEAILRRAEQGVYGYSVPSDSYKEAITSWFRRRHDWEIKPEWISDSPGIVTSLSFAVELFTEPGDEVILQSPVYYPFYDVIQMNDRKVAKNPLVIRNGRFEMDYEQLEGLMQGGAKLLLLCSPHNPGGRVWEREELLKLGELCLRYGVTVISDEIHCDLALPGYEHIPFASLSEEIANITLTTLAATKTFNLPGLQSSFIVSSNPELKLKFDRKMKALSLHMASYFAQGAVEAAYNDGEEWLDELLEYVSGNVDYAISYLSEHLPQVQVMHPQGTYLLWVDCRGLNLDIDGLKQLMYKEAKVAFNEGSVFGTEGQGHLRINLACPRSILVEALDRFCRAALAYTAK
- a CDS encoding nucleoside hydrolase — translated: MSKTRIIIDADTGIDDALAILYALRAPNVIVEGITTVFGNIDVDKAADNSLRLIELAKPGYEIPVAIGASKALVREHSGYATHVHGENGIGNVEIAPSSQRPISETASEFIVRMANENPGEIVLVTLAHLTNLSMALDMDPGIKNTLKKVVVMGGTIFNPGNRTPVAEANIAGDPEAADHVFTSGLPVMMVGLDVTLKTRITQEHIDLLNRFGREENKAIISFMEQSLTHYFNFYREANFLINSAPLHDPLALMVALQPDLVTYKEMNVRVEHKGEFTSGMVVADLRAQPKVGKPIQVAVDVDVERAVGTFLSVFM
- a CDS encoding stalk domain-containing protein, whose product is MNKRIGKLVLCLAISLGGTTALFQNTTQAAPAGGVSIVLDGYALPFPVEPVVMNGTTMVPFRAISEALGINVEWNQALKKITATKTDTVGTKVVTLTLGSKNAGVNGEVVKLGVAPQTIRNNTMIPLSFFGQQFGAGVAWDQATKTVSITSPKTDMYKLGFYALSSYSEISLLPSFDAVAFGWSGIDKSGQFTTTGTDFRWPQAAGDVTPESIVSNAAAGGTAPYLMVFSGDTAAELTKNLEDKTLQEQTITGIVDLATQKGFQGITLDLEGLGLTGDKAKVQADYNAFVKNLSQKAHAAGLKLTVILHPLNSSYKGYDYKTLGSLADDLVIMAYDYLQEKKIPEPMSLVDEGIRLALQQVSKDKLILGISVYSENETSVNSKVGLAKRYGLKGIAIWRVGLIGQPVWNEMGKSVEL